The Terriglobales bacterium genome includes a window with the following:
- the cutA gene encoding divalent-cation tolerance protein CutA has translation MTDKRVVLSTAETESEAITIAQALVERKLAACVNIVGPIRSIYRWKGEVENATEFLLLVKTSSDLFDRVHDTIRQLHSYELPECIQLPIEAGSQAYLDWISESVLS, from the coding sequence ATGACTGATAAAAGGGTCGTACTGTCTACTGCAGAAACTGAGTCCGAAGCAATCACGATCGCCCAGGCGCTTGTCGAGCGGAAGCTGGCTGCTTGCGTCAATATCGTTGGGCCGATCCGCTCCATCTATCGTTGGAAGGGGGAGGTGGAGAACGCGACCGAATTCCTGCTGCTTGTTAAGACCAGCTCCGATCTCTTCGATCGCGTCCACGACACGATTCGCCAGCTTCACTCCTACGAACTGCCGGAGTGCATCCAGCTCCCCATCGAAGCTGGCAGCCAGGCGTATTTGGATTGGATCAGCGAGTCCGTGCTGAGTTAG
- a CDS encoding glycosyltransferase has product MIRIFRLAWIIWKNNIRLVHLNLHFEASLVVAACAITCVPLIVHVRNMVTEPVDSSLRKSDGIIVISKAVSDALFSVGKLTPADVAGRLWLVPDGRELSPYRDGDRLQVRRELGWDQGEKIVGMVARITPMKGQEIFLQMAAFVAKALPEARFLLVGGPFDDHGAEYLRNLQQLVSNLGLSDRVVFTGYREDVPRLLSALDCFVHPSRRGAFVSVLIEAMASRIPIVASDVDGIPECVGRDGAAALVYPITPEGFAEATLKILQDKQIAANMGRIGRLRAQRYEITGLARETENIFDTVRNRFRTFL; this is encoded by the coding sequence ATGATCAGGATCTTCCGACTAGCCTGGATAATCTGGAAAAACAATATCCGGTTGGTGCATCTCAATCTCCATTTTGAGGCTTCGCTCGTAGTGGCAGCTTGTGCGATCACCTGCGTTCCTCTTATCGTGCACGTCCGCAACATGGTGACAGAACCCGTGGACAGCTCTCTTCGCAAGTCTGACGGAATCATTGTGATCTCCAAAGCGGTCTCAGATGCCCTGTTTAGCGTCGGCAAACTTACGCCGGCCGACGTCGCTGGCAGGCTGTGGCTCGTACCCGATGGCCGCGAGCTTTCGCCTTATCGGGACGGAGACCGCCTGCAGGTGCGCCGCGAATTAGGCTGGGACCAGGGCGAAAAGATAGTGGGGATGGTGGCTCGAATCACTCCCATGAAGGGACAGGAGATTTTCCTGCAGATGGCGGCATTTGTGGCAAAGGCGCTGCCAGAAGCAAGATTCCTCCTGGTTGGAGGACCCTTCGACGATCATGGCGCGGAATACCTGCGGAATCTGCAACAGTTGGTGTCCAATTTGGGGCTGTCGGACAGGGTCGTGTTTACAGGGTATCGCGAGGATGTTCCAAGGCTGCTCAGCGCGCTCGATTGCTTTGTCCATCCGAGTCGGCGAGGCGCGTTCGTCAGCGTCCTGATCGAAGCCATGGCCAGCCGCATACCCATCGTGGCGTCGGATGTGGACGGGATTCCTGAATGTGTTGGCCGCGATGGCGCTGCGGCCCTGGTGTACCCGATAACGCCAGAGGGGTTTGCTGAGGCCACGTTGAAGATCCTTCAGGATAAACAAATCGCCGCAAACATGGGCCGGATCGGGCGACTGCGGGCGCAACGCTACGAGATCACAGGATTGGCGCGGGAAACCGAAAATATTTTCGATACTGTGCGGAATCGTTTTCGGACCTTCCTCTAG
- a CDS encoding methyltransferase domain-containing protein, with amino-acid sequence MVNSIEWNAEIYHRISNPQFEWGLKVLARCELRGDEHVMDAGCGTGRLTAALLERLPQGRVTAVDLSSNMLESARQSLQPSFGKRVRFAQADLGRLAFDEEFDGIFSTAAFHWVKDHAALFRGLFRALDPGGWLEAQCGGGPNLARIRVMANRFMDSSEIRPFFANWEEPWEYADAETTKRRMEEAGFAKVETWLEPAPLELASEDAYREYLASIVFHRHLAPLPQHYKGKFLDAIVGEGHRQLDYWRLNLRGKKPA; translated from the coding sequence ATGGTGAATTCAATCGAGTGGAATGCGGAGATCTATCATCGGATTTCGAACCCACAGTTCGAATGGGGCCTGAAAGTACTTGCCCGGTGCGAGTTGCGCGGCGACGAACACGTGATGGATGCCGGCTGCGGCACCGGTCGCCTGACGGCGGCGCTGTTAGAACGCTTGCCGCAGGGCCGGGTCACCGCCGTCGATCTTTCGTCAAACATGCTGGAAAGCGCACGTCAGTCTTTGCAGCCGAGTTTTGGCAAGCGAGTGCGATTTGCACAGGCTGACCTAGGACGCCTCGCGTTTGACGAAGAGTTCGATGGCATCTTCAGCACCGCTGCATTCCACTGGGTCAAGGATCATGCGGCGCTCTTCCGTGGATTGTTTCGAGCACTGGATCCTGGCGGCTGGCTGGAAGCGCAATGCGGTGGCGGTCCGAATCTGGCGCGGATTCGAGTTATGGCCAACCGGTTCATGGATTCCTCGGAAATACGGCCATTCTTCGCGAACTGGGAGGAGCCTTGGGAGTACGCCGACGCCGAGACGACGAAACGCCGGATGGAGGAGGCCGGGTTTGCGAAGGTCGAGACCTGGCTGGAACCGGCTCCGCTCGAACTGGCTTCAGAGGATGCCTATCGCGAATATCTGGCCTCGATAGTATTCCATCGTCACCTTGCCCCACTTCCGCAGCACTACAAGGGCAAATTTCTGGATGCGATAGTTGGGGAAGGCCATCGCCAGCTCGACTACTGGCGATTGAATCTGCGTGGGAAAAAACCGGCGTAG
- a CDS encoding septum formation initiator family protein: MPEELQELIRRWEHWQRVRTLAEGFYRRRRQVATAGVGALAVWMAFHVIWGANGMVIYENKKAEYRQLQDEVNSMQKENQALTRQVDKLKHDPQAIEREAREQLRYAKPGEVIFLLPTPTPSQKPPVNAAKK, encoded by the coding sequence ATGCCGGAAGAATTGCAGGAGTTGATAAGAAGGTGGGAGCACTGGCAGAGGGTCCGGACTCTTGCCGAAGGTTTCTATCGGCGGCGCCGGCAGGTGGCCACTGCTGGGGTTGGCGCGCTGGCAGTGTGGATGGCGTTTCACGTGATCTGGGGCGCCAATGGCATGGTGATCTACGAGAACAAGAAAGCGGAATACCGCCAGTTGCAAGACGAAGTGAACTCTATGCAGAAGGAAAACCAGGCGCTGACACGACAGGTTGACAAGCTGAAACACGACCCGCAGGCGATCGAGCGGGAAGCTCGCGAGCAATTGCGCTACGCCAAGCCGGGCGAGGTGATCTTCCTGCTGCCCACACCGACTCCCAGTCAGAAGCCACCGGTGAATGCGGCGAAGAAGTAA